A window of Actinomadura viridis genomic DNA:
TCGAGGTCTCCGCCCGCCGCAACATCGAGACCGAGCTGATGCTGCTCAGCGCGGGCCCGTCCGGGTGAGGGACGGGTCGAACTTGCGGCGGCGCAGCCCGGCCAGGGTCAGCCTCCGCAGCAGTTCCTGGCAGCCGACCTCCGCGGCACCCAGGGTGACCGCGGCGCGGTAGAGCTCCGAGGGCACGTCGTAGTGGTCGCGCTCGAACG
This region includes:
- a CDS encoding DUF4031 domain-containing protein → MILIDPPLWPARGRVWSHMVSDVSFEELHTFAADLGLPPRAFERDHYDVPSELYRAAVTLGAAEVGCQELLRRLTLAGLRRRKFDPSLTRTGPR